In one window of Mesoplodon densirostris isolate mMesDen1 chromosome 4, mMesDen1 primary haplotype, whole genome shotgun sequence DNA:
- the LOC132488506 gene encoding beta-2-microglobulin, whose translation MAPFVTLVLLGLLSLSGLNAVSRPPKVQVYSRHPAENGKPNYLNCYVSGFHPPQIEIDLLKNGEKMEVEQSDLSFSKDWSFYLLVHAEFTPNGVDQYSCRVKHVTLTEPKIVKWDRDH comes from the exons ATGGCTCCCTTCGTGACCTTGGTCCTGCTTGGGCTGCTCTCGCTGTCTGGCCTGAACGCCGTCTCGC GTCCTCCGAAGGTTCAGGTTTACTCACGACACCCTGCAGAGAATGGAAAACCAAATTACCTGAACTGCTATGTGTCTGGGTTCCATCCACCCCAGATTGAGATTGATTTGCTGAAGAATGGGGAGAAGATGGAAGTGGAGCAATCAGACCTGTCTTTCAGCAAGGACTGGTCTTTCTACCTTCTGGTCCACGCTGAGTTCACTCCCAACGGAGTGGATCAGTATAGCTGCCGTGTGAAACACGTTACTCTCACAGAGCCCAAGATAGTTAAGTGGG atCGAGACCACTAA